The proteins below come from a single Comamonas antarctica genomic window:
- the grxD gene encoding Grx4 family monothiol glutaredoxin, translating into MSTTHQRIDELVKTNDILLFMKGNASFPQCGFSGRALQILKACGVDTKTIATVNVLEDQEIRQSIKEYSQWPTIPQLYVKGEFIGGSDIMMEMYESGELQQLLDSKA; encoded by the coding sequence ATGAGCACTACCCACCAACGCATCGACGAACTCGTCAAGACCAACGACATCCTGCTGTTCATGAAGGGCAACGCCAGTTTCCCCCAGTGCGGCTTCTCGGGCCGCGCGCTGCAGATCCTCAAGGCCTGCGGCGTGGACACCAAGACCATCGCCACCGTCAATGTGCTCGAAGACCAGGAAATCCGCCAGAGCATCAAGGAATACAGCCAGTGGCCGACCATTCCCCAGCTCTATGTCAAGGGCGAATTCATTGGCGGCTCGGACATCATGATGGAGATGTACGAATCGGGCGAGCTGCAACAACTGCTCGACAGCAAGGCCTGA
- the prmC gene encoding peptide chain release factor N(5)-glutamine methyltransferase — MTLQQALRQAQQAGLERIDAQLLLLHVLGRPEAGRAWLLTHDTDALPPAQQQAFDALCARRLAGEPVAYLTGRKEFYGLALQVDARVLDPRPDTETLVDWALEVLGDWPAPRIVDLGTGSGAIALALQHERPDAEVWAVDASADALDVARANAQRLDLGVQFALGSWLEALAPAQVFDMIVTNPPYIAANDPHLTHLTHEPLSALASGRDGLDDIRAIVEQAPAHLASGGWLLIEHGWDQAPAVQLLLQTAGFAQVQSRNDLAGIARCTGGCMTDLGRQ, encoded by the coding sequence ATGACGTTGCAGCAAGCCCTGCGCCAGGCGCAGCAGGCCGGCCTCGAGCGCATCGACGCCCAGTTGCTGCTGCTGCATGTGCTGGGCCGTCCCGAAGCCGGACGCGCCTGGTTGTTGACCCACGACACCGATGCCCTGCCCCCCGCGCAGCAGCAGGCCTTCGATGCGCTCTGCGCACGCCGGCTGGCGGGCGAGCCCGTGGCCTATCTCACGGGCCGCAAGGAGTTCTACGGCCTGGCGCTCCAGGTCGATGCGCGTGTGCTCGACCCGCGCCCCGACACCGAGACGTTGGTCGACTGGGCCCTGGAGGTGCTGGGCGACTGGCCCGCGCCGCGCATCGTCGACCTTGGCACGGGCAGCGGCGCGATTGCGCTGGCGTTGCAGCATGAGCGCCCGGATGCCGAGGTATGGGCCGTGGACGCCAGCGCCGATGCACTGGATGTGGCGCGCGCGAATGCCCAGCGCCTCGACCTGGGCGTACAGTTTGCCCTGGGCTCATGGCTGGAAGCGCTCGCCCCCGCGCAGGTTTTTGACATGATCGTCACCAACCCCCCTTATATTGCCGCCAACGATCCCCATCTGACCCACCTGACGCACGAACCCCTGTCGGCTTTGGCCAGTGGCCGCGATGGCCTGGACGATATCCGCGCCATTGTCGAGCAGGCGCCCGCGCACCTGGCATCCGGCGGCTGGCTGCTGATCGAGCATGGCTGGGACCAGGCGCCGGCGGTGCAGCTTTTGCTGCAAACTGCGGGTTTTGCGCAGGTGCAAAGCCGCAATGATCTGGCGGGCATTGCCCGTTGTACCGGCGGGTGCATGACGGATCTGGGCAGACAGTGA
- the hemA gene encoding glutamyl-tRNA reductase, whose product MAVWALGINHHTAPLDLRGRFAFALDQIAPTLQGLRQSLAGGGQHDSVETAILSTCNRTEIYCAANTPAIGHTLDWLARSGGVSPDVLRSHSYQLEEGLAARHAFRVASGLDSMVLGEAQILGQMKNAVRAAETAGALGTTLNQLFQRSFAVAKEVRSSTEIGEHSISMAAAAVRLAGQLFEDLGKIRILFVGAGEMIELATTHFAAKNPQHITIANRTMERGEKLAARFGAEVMRLSELPDHLHEYDAVISCTASSLPIIGLGAVERALKKRKHRPMFMVDLAVPRDIEPEVKALRDVYLYTVDDLAHVVQTAQAHRQAAVAQAEAIIDSGVQSFLHWMDQRSPQAGVVPLIQQLHEQTDVWRAAEIARARKRLAKGEDIDAVLEALSRGLTQKMLHGTLAELHSGDAEQRAQTVQTVSRLFLRAQSKSTL is encoded by the coding sequence ATGGCAGTCTGGGCGTTAGGCATCAACCACCACACGGCTCCGCTTGATTTGCGGGGTCGTTTTGCGTTTGCGCTCGACCAGATCGCGCCGACGCTGCAAGGCCTGCGCCAGTCGCTGGCGGGTGGCGGCCAGCACGACAGCGTCGAAACCGCCATCCTGTCGACCTGCAACCGCACCGAGATCTATTGCGCCGCCAACACGCCGGCCATCGGCCATACGCTCGATTGGCTGGCGCGCAGCGGCGGCGTGAGCCCCGACGTGCTGCGCTCGCACTCCTACCAGCTCGAAGAAGGCCTGGCCGCGCGCCATGCGTTCCGCGTGGCCAGCGGCCTCGACTCGATGGTGCTGGGCGAGGCGCAGATCCTGGGCCAGATGAAGAACGCGGTACGCGCCGCCGAGACCGCGGGCGCCTTGGGCACCACGCTCAACCAGCTGTTCCAGCGCAGCTTCGCGGTCGCCAAGGAAGTGCGCAGCTCGACCGAGATCGGCGAGCACAGCATCAGCATGGCCGCAGCCGCCGTGCGCCTGGCCGGCCAGCTGTTCGAGGACCTGGGCAAGATCCGCATCCTGTTCGTCGGCGCCGGCGAGATGATCGAGCTCGCCACCACGCACTTTGCCGCGAAGAACCCGCAGCACATCACGATTGCCAACCGCACCATGGAGCGCGGCGAGAAGCTGGCCGCGCGTTTCGGCGCCGAGGTCATGCGCCTGTCCGAGCTGCCCGACCACCTGCATGAATACGATGCGGTGATCAGTTGCACCGCCTCGAGCCTGCCTATCATCGGCCTGGGCGCGGTCGAGCGCGCGCTGAAGAAGCGCAAGCACCGGCCGATGTTCATGGTCGATCTGGCCGTGCCGCGCGACATCGAACCCGAAGTCAAGGCGCTGCGCGACGTCTACCTGTATACCGTCGACGACCTGGCGCATGTGGTGCAGACCGCCCAGGCGCACCGCCAGGCTGCCGTGGCCCAGGCCGAAGCCATCATCGACAGCGGCGTGCAGAGTTTCCTGCACTGGATGGACCAGCGCAGCCCGCAGGCCGGCGTGGTGCCTTTGATCCAGCAACTGCACGAGCAGACCGATGTCTGGCGCGCCGCCGAGATCGCGCGCGCCCGCAAGCGCCTGGCCAAGGGCGAGGACATCGATGCCGTGCTTGAAGCGCTGTCGCGCGGCCTCACGCAGAAAATGCTGCATGGCACGCTGGCCGAGCTGCATTCGGGTGACGCCGAGCAGCGTGCCCAGACCGTGCAGACCGTCTCGCGGCTGTTCCTGCGCGCGCAAAGCAAGAGCACGCTGTAG
- a CDS encoding lytic transglycosylase domain-containing protein yields MRRRGLLAAVPAWLALPAQPAHAGGQLEEPLADSVRSALRAAVASAGPPELQFASTEARLSYLRWLTAMSDRLYRRKPDDASRREFLQTIWYEARRAGLDVSLVLGLVEVESAFRKFAISSVGARGYMQIMPFWTRVIGDGDAATLFHMQTNLRFGCVILRHYLDRERGDMFMALGRYNGSRGRPPYPNAVFAAQRKWAFDPAGRA; encoded by the coding sequence TTGCGACGGCGCGGCCTGCTTGCCGCGGTGCCGGCCTGGCTGGCCTTGCCGGCGCAGCCTGCGCACGCGGGCGGCCAGCTCGAGGAACCGCTGGCCGACTCGGTGCGCAGTGCGCTGCGCGCGGCCGTGGCCAGCGCCGGGCCGCCCGAGCTGCAGTTCGCGTCCACCGAAGCCAGGCTGTCCTATCTGCGCTGGCTCACGGCCATGAGCGACCGTCTGTACCGGCGCAAGCCCGACGATGCGTCGCGGCGCGAATTCCTGCAGACCATCTGGTACGAAGCGCGGCGCGCGGGCCTGGATGTGAGCCTGGTGCTGGGACTGGTCGAGGTCGAAAGCGCGTTCCGCAAATTCGCCATCTCCAGCGTCGGCGCGCGCGGCTATATGCAGATCATGCCGTTCTGGACGCGCGTGATCGGCGATGGCGACGCCGCAACGCTGTTCCACATGCAGACCAACCTGCGCTTCGGCTGCGTGATCCTGCGCCACTACCTGGACCGCGAGCGCGGCGACATGTTCATGGCGCTGGGCCGCTACAACGGCAGCCGCGGCCGGCCGCCTTATCCGAATGCGGTGTTCGCGGCGCAGCGCAAGTGGGCGTTCGATCCTGCAGGCCGGGCCTGA
- the rpmA gene encoding 50S ribosomal protein L27, with translation MAQKKGGGSTRNGRDSKPKMLGVKAFGGELITAGSIIVRQRGTKFHPGENVGVGKDHTLFALVEGHVSFSTKGALSKHTVNVTPA, from the coding sequence ATGGCACAGAAAAAAGGCGGCGGCTCTACGCGAAATGGGCGCGATTCCAAGCCCAAGATGCTCGGCGTGAAGGCTTTCGGCGGTGAGTTGATCACGGCTGGTTCCATCATCGTTCGCCAGCGCGGCACCAAGTTCCATCCCGGCGAGAACGTCGGCGTGGGCAAGGACCACACGCTGTTTGCATTGGTCGAAGGCCATGTGTCCTTCTCCACCAAGGGCGCACTGTCCAAGCACACGGTCAATGTGACGCCTGCCTAA
- the cgtA gene encoding Obg family GTPase CgtA: MKFVDEAYIDIAAGDGGNGCVSFRHEKYKEFGGPNGGDGGRGGHVFAVADSNLNTLVDFRYARRHEAKRGEHGMGSDMFGAAGADITLRVPVGTIFSDQETGEVLYELLTPGEVVTIAKGGDGGFGNMRFKSAINRAPRQKTPGWPGERKSLKLELKVLADVGLLGMPNAGKSTLISAVSNARPKIADYPFTTLHPNLGVVRVGPEQSFVIADIPGLIEGASEGAGLGHLFLRHLQRTRLLLHVVDMAPFDDAVDPVAQAKAIVGELKKYDAALYEKPRWLVLNKLDMVPEDEREARVKDFVKRFKWKGPVFEISALTREGCEPLIKTIFQHVQAEQRAENMPVEVDQRFVGDAPAETDPRDPRFAGGDE; the protein is encoded by the coding sequence ATGAAGTTCGTCGATGAAGCTTATATTGACATTGCTGCCGGTGATGGCGGCAATGGCTGCGTCTCGTTCCGGCACGAGAAGTACAAGGAATTCGGCGGCCCCAATGGGGGGGACGGCGGCCGCGGCGGCCACGTCTTCGCGGTAGCGGATTCCAACCTCAACACCCTGGTCGACTTCCGCTATGCGCGCCGCCACGAAGCCAAGCGCGGCGAGCACGGCATGGGCTCGGACATGTTTGGCGCCGCGGGCGCCGACATCACGCTGCGCGTGCCGGTCGGGACCATCTTTTCCGACCAGGAAACGGGTGAAGTGCTCTATGAGCTGCTGACACCGGGCGAAGTCGTGACCATCGCCAAGGGCGGCGATGGCGGTTTCGGCAACATGCGCTTCAAGAGCGCGATCAACCGCGCGCCGCGGCAGAAGACACCGGGCTGGCCCGGCGAGCGCAAGAGCCTCAAGCTCGAGCTCAAGGTGCTGGCCGATGTCGGCCTGCTGGGCATGCCCAACGCGGGCAAGTCGACGCTGATCTCGGCGGTCTCGAACGCGCGCCCGAAGATCGCCGACTATCCTTTCACCACGCTGCACCCCAACCTGGGCGTGGTGCGCGTCGGTCCCGAGCAGAGCTTTGTCATTGCCGACATTCCCGGCCTGATCGAAGGTGCTTCGGAAGGCGCGGGCCTGGGCCATCTGTTCCTGCGCCATCTGCAGCGCACGCGCCTGCTGCTGCATGTGGTCGACATGGCTCCGTTCGACGACGCCGTGGACCCGGTGGCACAGGCCAAGGCGATTGTCGGCGAGCTCAAGAAGTACGACGCTGCGCTGTATGAAAAGCCGCGCTGGCTGGTGCTCAACAAGCTGGACATGGTGCCCGAGGACGAGCGCGAAGCGCGCGTGAAGGACTTCGTCAAGCGCTTCAAGTGGAAGGGCCCGGTGTTCGAGATCTCGGCGCTGACGCGTGAAGGCTGCGAGCCGCTGATCAAGACCATCTTCCAGCATGTGCAGGCCGAGCAGCGCGCCGAGAACATGCCGGTCGAAGTCGACCAGCGCTTCGTGGGCGATGCGCCCGCGGAAACCGATCCGCGCGACCCGCGCTTTGCGGGCGGCGACGAGTGA
- the prfA gene encoding peptide chain release factor 1: protein MQTFLRSQLQRFAQRLEELDFLLSREDIMADMAQYRKISREHAEVTAVAGRYARFVQREADLAAAQEMLGDPDMAEMAQEEIAGATAELAQLEDELQRLLLPKDPDDARDAYLEIRAGTGGDESALFAADLARMYTRYCESIGWKVEVMSANDNEIGGYKEIVLHVSGEQVYGTLRFESGGHRVQRVPATETQGRIHTSACTVAVMPEPDEAQAITLNPADLRIDTFRASGAGGQHINKTDSAVRVVHLPTGIVAECQDGRSQHANKAKALQVLQARIQEKERSERAAKEAAQRKGLIGSGDRSDRIRTYNFPQGRLTDHRINLTLYKLLYVMEGDLGDVLQALQHAREAEQLAELEVNA, encoded by the coding sequence ATGCAAACCTTTCTCCGCAGCCAGCTGCAACGTTTCGCCCAGCGCCTCGAGGAGCTTGACTTCCTGCTGTCGCGCGAGGACATCATGGCCGACATGGCCCAGTACCGGAAGATTTCGCGCGAGCACGCCGAGGTCACGGCCGTGGCCGGGCGCTATGCGCGCTTCGTGCAGCGCGAGGCCGATCTGGCCGCGGCGCAGGAAATGCTCGGCGACCCCGACATGGCCGAGATGGCGCAGGAGGAAATCGCCGGCGCCACGGCCGAGCTGGCCCAGCTTGAAGACGAGCTGCAGCGCCTGCTGCTGCCCAAGGACCCCGACGATGCGCGCGATGCCTACCTGGAAATCCGCGCCGGCACGGGCGGCGACGAATCGGCGCTGTTTGCGGCCGATCTGGCGCGCATGTATACGCGCTACTGCGAAAGCATCGGCTGGAAGGTCGAAGTCATGAGCGCCAACGACAACGAGATCGGCGGCTACAAGGAAATCGTGCTGCATGTGTCCGGCGAGCAGGTCTACGGCACGCTGCGCTTCGAGTCGGGCGGCCACCGCGTGCAGCGCGTGCCGGCCACCGAAACCCAGGGCCGCATCCACACCAGCGCCTGCACCGTGGCCGTGATGCCCGAACCCGACGAGGCCCAGGCCATCACGCTGAACCCGGCCGACCTGCGCATCGACACCTTCCGCGCCAGCGGCGCCGGCGGCCAGCACATCAACAAGACCGACTCCGCGGTGCGCGTGGTCCACCTGCCCACGGGCATCGTCGCCGAATGCCAGGACGGCCGCAGCCAGCACGCCAACAAGGCCAAGGCGCTGCAGGTGCTGCAGGCGCGGATCCAGGAAAAGGAGCGCAGCGAACGCGCCGCCAAGGAAGCCGCCCAGCGCAAGGGCCTGATCGGCAGCGGCGACCGCTCCGACCGCATCCGCACCTACAACTTCCCCCAGGGCCGGCTCACCGACCACCGCATCAACCTCACGCTCTACAAGCTGCTGTATGTGATGGAAGGCGATCTCGGCGATGTGCTGCAGGCACTGCAGCATGCGCGCGAGGCCGAACAGCTGGCCGAGCTGGAAGTCAACGCATGA
- a CDS encoding hemolysin family protein codes for MSLSQSLFTVAVLIALSAFFSMAEISLAASRRLRLRLLADEGDTRSDAVLRMQEQPGNYFTVVQIGQNAIAILGGIVGEGAFSPYFTRVLELWFAASTAATLGFLASFLIITSLFIVFADLIPKRLSMAESEAVALRVVGPMQTCMTLFKPIVWLYSRSTDGIFKLFKLPTQRDERITSDDILAMTEAGARTGMMGQREQQMIANVFELESRTVSSAMTQRDRIAYFLRDDSDEVVRLRIAAEPFSTYPVCDGDIDHVVGYVDAKDLFQRALTNQPISLRDEGLVHKALVVPDRLTLTEVLDQFRQVREDFAIIVNEYSLVVGVVTLNDVMSTVMGDMIDSDDEEQIVRRDANSWLIDGVTPVQDVLRALSLDELPHEEEYETLGGFLMVMLRRVPRRTDSVNWGGYKFEVLDVDSYRIDQVMVSRIDPEAPAPAAASN; via the coding sequence ATGAGCCTGTCCCAAAGTCTGTTCACCGTTGCCGTGCTGATTGCCCTCAGCGCCTTCTTCTCCATGGCCGAGATCTCGCTGGCGGCCTCCCGGCGGCTGCGGCTGCGGCTGCTGGCCGACGAGGGCGACACGCGCTCCGACGCCGTGCTGCGCATGCAGGAGCAGCCGGGCAACTATTTCACGGTGGTGCAGATTGGACAGAACGCGATCGCCATTCTCGGCGGTATCGTCGGCGAGGGCGCTTTCAGCCCTTACTTCACGCGCGTGCTCGAACTCTGGTTTGCGGCGAGCACGGCTGCAACACTCGGCTTCCTGGCGTCATTTCTCATCATCACGTCGTTGTTCATCGTGTTTGCCGACCTGATTCCCAAGCGCCTGAGCATGGCCGAGTCCGAAGCCGTGGCGTTGCGCGTGGTCGGACCCATGCAAACCTGCATGACGCTGTTCAAGCCCATCGTCTGGCTCTACAGCCGCAGTACCGACGGCATCTTCAAGCTGTTCAAGCTGCCGACGCAGCGCGACGAGCGCATCACTTCCGACGACATCCTGGCCATGACCGAAGCCGGTGCGCGCACCGGCATGATGGGCCAGCGCGAGCAGCAGATGATCGCCAATGTGTTCGAGCTCGAGTCGCGCACGGTGTCTTCGGCCATGACCCAGCGCGACCGCATTGCCTATTTCCTGCGCGACGACTCCGACGAGGTGGTGAGGCTGCGCATTGCCGCCGAGCCATTTTCGACCTACCCGGTCTGCGATGGCGATATCGACCATGTGGTGGGCTATGTCGATGCCAAGGACCTGTTCCAGCGCGCGCTGACCAACCAGCCGATCTCCCTGCGCGACGAGGGCCTGGTGCACAAGGCCCTGGTGGTCCCCGACCGGCTCACGCTGACCGAGGTGCTCGACCAGTTCCGCCAAGTGCGCGAAGACTTCGCCATCATCGTCAACGAATACAGCCTGGTGGTCGGCGTGGTCACGCTCAACGACGTGATGAGCACCGTGATGGGCGACATGATCGACTCCGACGACGAGGAGCAGATCGTGCGCCGCGATGCCAACTCCTGGCTGATCGACGGCGTGACGCCGGTGCAGGACGTGCTGCGCGCGTTGTCGCTGGACGAGTTGCCGCACGAGGAAGAATACGAGACGCTGGGCGGTTTCCTGATGGTGATGCTGCGCCGCGTGCCGCGGCGTACCGACAGCGTGAACTGGGGCGGCTACAAGTTCGAGGTGCTGGACGTCGACAGCTACCGCATCGACCAGGTGATGGTCTCGCGCATCGATCCCGAGGCGCCCGCGCCTGCGGCGGCGTCGAACTGA
- the proB gene encoding glutamate 5-kinase, with translation MASSVLRDARRIVVKVGSSLVTNEGRGLDEEAIAQWSQQLAALVRGDGDGVRREVVMVSSGAIAEGMKRLGWKTRPKQVHELQAAAAVGQMGLAQMYETKLREQNVGSAQVLLTHADLADRERYLNARTTLLTLLGLGVVPVINENDTVVNDEIKFGDNDTLGALVANLVDADALVILTDQKGLYTADPRKNPDARFVDEAQAGDPALEAMAGGAGSNIGSGGMITKILAAKRAAGSGASTVIAWGREPNVLGRLVAGEAIGSLLVAQTGKKQARKQWIADHLQLKGAVSVDQGAADKLLEEGKSLLPIGMTGVEGNFSRGDVIAVRNPQGREIARGLANYASAEARLLCRKSSSEFEHLLGYSAESEMIHRDNMIVAGH, from the coding sequence ATGGCTTCCAGTGTTTTGCGTGATGCGCGGCGTATCGTGGTGAAGGTCGGCTCCAGCCTCGTGACCAACGAAGGCCGCGGGCTCGATGAAGAGGCGATCGCGCAGTGGAGCCAGCAGCTGGCGGCACTGGTGCGCGGCGATGGCGATGGCGTGCGCCGCGAAGTCGTGATGGTCTCGAGCGGCGCGATTGCCGAAGGCATGAAGCGCCTGGGCTGGAAAACACGTCCCAAGCAGGTGCATGAACTGCAGGCGGCCGCGGCCGTGGGCCAGATGGGCCTGGCGCAGATGTACGAGACCAAGCTGCGCGAGCAGAACGTGGGCAGCGCCCAGGTGCTGCTGACCCATGCCGACCTTGCCGACCGCGAGCGCTATCTGAATGCGCGCACCACGCTGCTGACGCTGCTGGGGCTGGGCGTGGTGCCGGTCATCAACGAGAACGACACCGTCGTCAACGATGAAATCAAGTTCGGCGACAACGACACGCTGGGCGCGCTGGTGGCGAATCTGGTCGATGCCGATGCGCTGGTGATCCTGACCGACCAGAAGGGCCTGTACACGGCCGATCCGCGCAAGAACCCCGATGCACGCTTCGTCGACGAAGCCCAGGCCGGCGATCCGGCGCTCGAGGCCATGGCCGGCGGCGCGGGCTCGAATATCGGCAGCGGCGGCATGATCACCAAGATCCTTGCCGCCAAGCGCGCCGCGGGCTCGGGCGCCTCGACGGTAATTGCCTGGGGCCGCGAGCCGAACGTGCTGGGGAGGCTGGTCGCGGGCGAAGCCATCGGCAGCCTGCTGGTGGCACAGACCGGCAAGAAGCAGGCGCGCAAGCAGTGGATTGCCGACCATCTGCAGCTCAAGGGCGCGGTCAGTGTCGACCAGGGCGCGGCCGACAAGCTGCTCGAGGAAGGCAAGAGCCTGCTGCCCATCGGCATGACGGGCGTGGAAGGCAATTTCTCGCGCGGCGACGTGATTGCCGTGCGCAATCCGCAGGGCCGCGAAATCGCGCGCGGCCTGGCCAACTACGCCAGCGCCGAAGCACGGCTGCTGTGCCGCAAGAGCTCGTCGGAGTTCGAGCACCTGCTGGGCTACAGCGCCGAATCCGAGATGATCCACCGCGACAATATGATCGTTGCCGGACATTGA
- a CDS encoding RNA pyrophosphohydrolase, translating into MLDRDGFRPNVGIILLNHKNQVFWGKRIRTHSWQFPQGGIDRGESPEQAMFRELHEEVGLRPDHVRVVARTRDWLRYEVPDRYIRRDARGHYRGQKQIWYLLQLLGHDWDLNLRATDHPEFDAWRWNDYWVPLEVVVEFKRGVYEMALTELARFVPRQEQRNRYLRSGMRNREQDGTTAPATALPSRTALGLLHPGLELPPGASFDPDPQTDLSAASQRKPS; encoded by the coding sequence ATGCTTGACCGGGACGGATTTCGCCCGAACGTCGGCATCATCCTGCTCAACCACAAGAACCAGGTGTTCTGGGGAAAACGCATTCGCACCCACAGCTGGCAGTTCCCGCAAGGCGGCATAGACCGCGGGGAATCTCCTGAGCAGGCGATGTTTCGGGAATTGCATGAAGAAGTGGGTCTGAGGCCCGACCACGTCCGCGTGGTCGCCCGAACCCGGGACTGGTTGCGCTACGAGGTGCCAGACCGGTATATCCGACGCGATGCGCGTGGGCATTACCGCGGACAAAAGCAGATCTGGTATTTGCTGCAATTGCTGGGCCATGACTGGGACTTGAACCTCAGGGCCACAGACCATCCGGAATTCGACGCCTGGCGCTGGAACGATTACTGGGTTCCGCTCGAGGTGGTTGTCGAATTCAAGCGCGGCGTCTATGAAATGGCGCTGACCGAGCTGGCGCGCTTTGTGCCGCGCCAGGAGCAGCGCAACCGCTACCTGCGCAGCGGCATGCGCAACCGCGAGCAAGACGGCACCACGGCGCCGGCCACCGCCCTGCCGTCACGCACCGCATTGGGCTTGCTGCATCCAGGCCTTGAACTGCCGCCCGGTGCCAGCTTCGACCCCGACCCGCAGACCGATCTGAGCGCGGCGAGCCAGCGCAAACCATCCTGA
- a CDS encoding proline--tRNA ligase — MKASQFFISTFKEAPADAEVVSHKLMMRAGLIKRLGAGIYNYMPMGLRVIRKVEAIVREEMNRAGAVEITMPVVQPAELWQETGRFEKMGPELLRIQDRHGRDFVIQPTSEEVVTDIARQELRSHKQLPKNLYQIQTKFRDERRPRFGLMRGREFTMKDAYSFDKSRDAAQVSYQNMRQAYQQIFDRFGLRYRAVRADSGAIGGDLSEEFQVIAATGEDAIVYCPDSDYAANLEKAEALAPTGTRPAASLPMSQVATPGKSTCPDVAELLGVPLSTTVKSLVLATDELDDKGIVVKSQVWLLLLRGDHDMNEIKVGKVPGLDAGFRFATQAEIESHFGCKPGYLGPLNLLQPVNLVVDRDVAIMADWICGANAEGFHMIGVNWGRDLPEPSVVADLRNVVAGDLSPDGKGQLAIERGIEVGHVFYLGDKYSKAMNATFLAENGKPAFFEMGCYGIGITRLPAAAIEQNHDERGIIWPDAIAPFTVVLCPIGMARSEAVQASASALYDALLALGVDVILDDRDERLGAMLADWELIGVPHRVVISDRGLKEGTVEYQHRRDTEATKVAQDGILAHLKGRLGL; from the coding sequence ATGAAAGCCTCTCAATTCTTCATCTCCACCTTCAAGGAAGCTCCGGCCGATGCCGAGGTGGTCAGCCACAAGCTCATGATGCGTGCGGGCCTGATCAAGCGCCTGGGTGCGGGCATCTACAACTACATGCCCATGGGCCTGCGCGTGATCCGCAAGGTCGAGGCCATCGTGCGCGAGGAGATGAATCGCGCCGGTGCCGTGGAGATCACCATGCCGGTGGTCCAGCCCGCCGAGCTGTGGCAGGAAACCGGCCGCTTCGAGAAGATGGGTCCCGAGCTGCTGCGCATCCAGGACCGCCATGGCCGTGACTTCGTCATTCAGCCGACCAGCGAGGAAGTGGTAACGGATATCGCGCGCCAGGAACTCCGCAGCCACAAGCAGTTACCCAAGAACCTCTACCAGATCCAGACCAAGTTCCGCGACGAGCGCCGCCCGCGCTTCGGTCTGATGCGTGGCCGCGAGTTCACCATGAAAGACGCCTACAGCTTCGACAAGAGCCGCGATGCGGCGCAAGTGAGCTACCAGAACATGCGCCAGGCCTACCAGCAGATCTTCGATCGCTTCGGCCTGCGCTACCGCGCCGTGCGCGCCGACAGCGGTGCGATCGGTGGCGACCTGAGCGAGGAGTTCCAGGTCATTGCCGCGACCGGCGAGGACGCGATCGTCTATTGCCCCGACAGCGATTACGCGGCCAATCTCGAAAAGGCCGAGGCACTCGCGCCCACGGGCACGCGCCCTGCGGCCTCGCTGCCCATGAGCCAGGTGGCGACACCGGGCAAGAGCACCTGCCCCGATGTGGCGGAGCTGCTGGGCGTGCCGCTGTCAACCACCGTCAAGTCGCTGGTGCTGGCCACCGATGAGCTCGACGACAAGGGCATCGTGGTCAAGAGCCAGGTCTGGCTGCTGCTGCTGCGCGGCGACCACGACATGAACGAGATCAAGGTCGGCAAGGTGCCCGGCCTCGACGCCGGTTTCCGCTTCGCGACACAGGCCGAGATCGAATCGCACTTCGGCTGCAAGCCCGGCTACCTGGGCCCGCTGAACCTGCTGCAGCCGGTGAACCTGGTGGTCGACCGCGATGTGGCGATCATGGCCGACTGGATCTGCGGCGCGAATGCCGAAGGCTTCCACATGATCGGCGTGAACTGGGGCCGCGACCTGCCCGAGCCCAGCGTCGTTGCCGATCTGCGCAATGTCGTGGCGGGCGACCTGTCGCCGGACGGCAAGGGCCAGCTGGCGATCGAGCGCGGCATCGAAGTCGGCCATGTGTTCTACCTCGGCGACAAATACTCCAAGGCCATGAACGCCACGTTCCTCGCCGAGAACGGCAAGCCTGCGTTCTTCGAGATGGGCTGCTACGGCATCGGCATCACGCGCCTGCCGGCTGCGGCCATCGAGCAGAACCATGACGAGCGCGGCATCATCTGGCCCGACGCGATCGCACCGTTCACCGTGGTGCTGTGCCCCATCGGCATGGCGCGCAGCGAAGCCGTGCAGGCCAGCGCCAGCGCGCTCTATGACGCGCTGCTCGCGCTGGGTGTCGATGTGATCCTCGACGACCGCGACGAGCGCCTGGGTGCGATGCTGGCCGACTGGGAACTGATCGGCGTGCCGCACCGCGTGGTGATTTCCGACCGCGGCCTGAAGGAAGGCACGGTCGAATACCAGCACCGCCGCGATACCGAAGCCACCAAGGTGGCGCAGGACGGCATCCTCGCCCATCTCAAGGGACGCCTGGGCCTGTGA